From the Hyphomicrobium sp. ghe19 genome, one window contains:
- a CDS encoding Gp49 family protein has product MREPGLTTEAAKQVVAEKCVFPKVTENSIKDHIKAARYLADGSTTICILEMYNGFKVIGHSTPADIRNFNEEVGRRFAFDNAFRQLWQLEGYLLRDKLWSNQGQSYQGGL; this is encoded by the coding sequence ATGCGAGAACCCGGACTGACGACTGAAGCCGCAAAGCAAGTAGTTGCTGAGAAGTGCGTCTTCCCCAAGGTCACAGAGAACAGCATAAAAGATCACATCAAAGCTGCTCGTTACCTAGCTGATGGTTCAACCACCATCTGCATCTTGGAGATGTACAACGGCTTCAAAGTCATTGGTCACAGCACACCTGCTGACATCCGAAACTTCAATGAAGAAGTAGGACGACGTTTCGCTTTCGACAACGCCTTCAGACAACTCTGGCAACTCGAAGGGTATCTCCTAAGGGATAAACTTTGGAGCAACCAAGGTCAGAGTTACCAAGGTGGTCTGTAA